Part of the Flavobacteriales bacterium genome, TGTCTGCCTGAGTGTATTCTCCTTCATATATATATTTCTTTCGAACACTTGTAATTGTTGGAAAGCTCAAATTTGCTCCTAAAAAGAGTTTATCTTTCAATGAGATACTCATATTTAGGTAAAACTCACTCATACTTCCACTTACTGATTCCTCAAACTCAGTTCTTTGTCCAAAAACCTGTGAACTTGGGGTGTACTGACTGTTTGCCGTGTCATAGTTTATCATATAACTTTCGTAAGCAATCTTATCCGTGGAATAATTTTGTAAAAAATTGGGTGCAAATTTATTATCAGTCGCTGCTCTAGCTAAGCTTGAAATAAAAGAAGGAAAAATACCCTTTCCCGAAGCCTTAAAGCTGTGATTTAAATTTTGAGTTCTATTGTATCCTAGACCTACATTAAACCTTCTAAGTGTTTTCCTCTTTCCATAATCTGAAGTTATTACATAATTTAAACTGGGAATATTCAAATTACCTGTAAGTTGATTAACAGATTCATTAGTTCTTGTAAAAAGAGTATTTCTATTTCTTGCTTCAAAACCCAAGGATACCGAAAATTCATCCAATCTTTTAATTCCCAATCCTGCGGGATTCTGCATAACACTAGCTAAATCTCCGCCTAAAGCCGTAAAGGCTCCACCCATAGAAATCATTCTTGCAGAACCTTGACTTTCTTTTAAGCCATAATTGAGCGCCTCATAAGAATTTTGTGCTTGAAGCGTAAATCCTCCACAAATAACTGAGATAGTTACAAATAATATTTTCCTCATGTAATAGACTCTTATCTACTTCCTCTAACCATTCCTGAAGATCTTGAAACAGAACCTCTAGAAAAACTTGAGCTAGATCTTGTTGGTGAATATGTTCTTGTGTTTGAACGCTGATTATTCACTCTACTTTGCGATTGCGAACGACTTGGCTGACGAGAATAACTCGAACGAGAATTGGTTGAGTTTATTCTTGAATAAGAACTTCTGTTTGATCGAGAACGAACTGGACTCGTGGTTTCTCTGTAAACTGGACTCATGCTACGAGCTCCTTGTTGAGTAACAACAGTACCTCTTGATGGATTTCTGTCTATGACCCTTGTTGGAGTAACTCTATCAAAATTCCTCACAGATGTTGCAGGTCTAGAATAACCAGTCATTATCGACTCATTGACTCTATTGGTTGCTACTCTAGTATTAATATTTTGAATACTCACTCTTGACCTAGTTGTATAATTATTTGAGGTTCTTCCTCGTCCATTATCAGCACTACGTCCATTGTTTATTATACGATTTCCTACACCAGAATTACTTCCCAAAATTCCTGAGCCACGCACACCTCTAGTATAAACTTTTGGATTTACTTGAACATATACAGGAACAAAGTGATTATGATGAAAAGCACAATGTGGCGTATGAAGATGACCTGGGAAATAAAAACTTGTATGCACACAATGTCTATCAAGTCTTCCAAAAGTTACCGCATCATAACGAAAATTATGAATTCTATCATAGCCAAAACCATAACCTCTATTGAATCGTTTAATTCTATTCTCATAATAATCATCTGCTGCACCCACAGAACTTACACTTGCACGCATTTTTACTTTTCTTGGGAATGGGTCTTTTTCTCCAAGATAAATTTCGTCAAAATAAGTTCTATTCACCTGTGCAGAAACACTGGCTACTGAAGCTAATAATAGAATAGAAAATAACTTTTTCATGGTTTTGGTAATTTAAAAACATCTATACAAGGCTAATTTATGCAATTTTCTTGCTACTAAAAAGCAATAATTCAATTAGATTTGCGAGATAATGTTGTTCCGTTTGTTTGGAACAAATTTTATACCAAATTAAAACAAAAAATGGCAAAAAAACTTACAAAGCGCTCAGAAGATTATTCTAAGTGGTATAACGAGTTAGTAGTAAACGCGGGATTAGCTGAAAATTCAGGCGTTAGAGGATGTATGGTTATCAAACCCTATGGCTATGCAATTTGGGAAAAAATGCAAGCCGAATTGGATAAAAAATTCAAGGAAACAGGGCATGAAAACGCTTACTTCCCACTCTTTGTTCCCAAAAGTCTTTTTGAAGCCGAAGAAAAAAATGCAGAAGGATTTGCAAAAGAATGTGCGGTAGTCACACATTACCGACTAAAAAACGATGAGGAAAACGAGGGAAAACTTATGGTAGACCCCGAAGCCAAACTCGAAGAAGAATTGGTCGTAAGACCTACCTCTGAAGCCATTATATGGAATACCTACAAAGGATGGATTGAGTCTCACAGAGACCTCCCAATCTTGGTAAACCAATGGGCAAATGTGGTTAGATGGGAAATGAGAACCCGTTTATTCCTTAGAACTGCTGAATTCCTTTGGCAAGAAGGACATACAGCACACGCTACCAAAAAGGAAGCTATAGCAGAAGCTGCTCAAATGCAAGAAGTATATGCCAACTTCGCAGAGGATTTTATGGCAATTCCTGTTGTTAAAGGAAGAAAATCTGAAAGTGAAAGATTTGCAGGAGCTGATGACACCCTTACTATCGAAGCCTTAATGCAAGATGGAAAAGCATTGCAAGCAGGTACTTCTCACTTTTTAGGACAAAATTTTGCCAAAGCTTTTGATGTAAAATACACCTCAAAAGAAGGAAAACAAGAATATGTTTGGGCAACCTCTTGGGGAGTTTCCACTCGTTTGATGGGTGCTCTTATTATGACCCATTCAGATGATCAAGGACTCGTACTTCCTCCAAACTTAGCCCCTACTCAAGTAGTCATTGTTCCTATCTACAAAGGAGAAGAACAGCTGGAGCAAATAAAAGAAATAGCCGATAAATATGTTTCGGAGCTGCGCTCAAAAGGTCTTTCGGTAAAATTTGATGATCGTGATACGCATAAACCAGGTTGGAAATTTGCCGAGTGGGAACTTAAAGGAGTTCCTGTGAGAGTTACCATGGGAATGCGAGATCTAGAAAAAGGTTTGGTAGAAATAGCTCGTAGAGATACCCAAGAAAAAGAATCCTTGACTATTGAAGAGGCTTTCGCCAAAATACCAAATCTACTAGATGATATCCAATCAAGTATTTATCAAAAAGCAAGAACCTACCGTGATGAACATATCACAGAAGTAGATAGCTACGAAGCGTTTAAAGAAGTATTGGAAACCAAAGGAGGATTTATCTCAGCACACTGGGACGGAACCACCGAAACAGAAGAAAAAATACAAGAAGAAACCAAAGCAACCATTCGTTGTATTCCTTTAGACGCTAAAGAAGAAGAAGGCGTGTGTATTTATTCTGGAAAACCATCCAATAAAAGAGTCTTATTTGCTAAGGCTTACTAAAAATTGCTCAAAATGATTAAAGTTACTTTACCCGATAATAGTGTCAAAGAATTTGAAGCTGGAATCAATTCTATAGACGTTGCTCAAAGCATTTCAGCAGGATTGGCAAGAAATGTAATTGCCGCAGAAATCAATGGTGAAATTTGGGATGCTACACGCCCCATTTCAGAAGATGTAAACATTAAACTTCTTACCTTTAATGACGAAGGTGGAAAATACGCGTTCTGGCATTCTTCGGCTCACCTGATGGCAGAAGCCATTGAAGAATTATTCCCAGGAGTAAAATTTGCTATCGGACCACCTATAGAAAATGGTTTCTATTATGATATAGACCTTGGAGAAAAAAACATCCACGAAGCCGATTTGAAAAAATTGGAAGACAAAATGATGGAATTAGCTCGCCAGAAAAACGACTATATCCGTAAAGAAATTTCCAAGGATGAAGCCATTGCTTACTTTACAGAAAAAAATGATCCTTATAAACTAGAACTCCTAGAAGGTCTAGAAGATGGATCCATCACTTTTTATACACAAGGAGGATTTACAGACCTTTGTAGAGGACCACATATTCCGAATACAGGAATTATCAAAGCCGTAAAACTCACCAATATTTCGGGAGCGTTCTGGCGTGGAGATCAAACAAAACAACAACTTACCCGTGTATATGGAGTAAGTTTTCCAAAAGCAAAACTACTCAAAGAGCACCTTGCACTTTTGGAAGAAGCAAAAAAGAGAGACCACCGAAAAATAGGGAAAGAAATGGATCTTTTCCACTTTTCTCAACGTGTAGGACTTGGTTTACCACTTTGGTTACCAAAAGGTGCTATGCTAAGAGAAAGATTAGAGCGTTTTATGAGAAACGCCCAAATGGAAAGAGGATACGACCCAGTAGTTACCCCACATATAGGGAATGTAGAACTCTACAAAACATCAGGTCACTTTGAAAAATATGGTGAAGATGCCTTCCAAACCATCAAAACACCAAGTGATAACGAAGAGTTCATGCTCAAACCTATGAATTGCCCGCATCACTGTGAGATTTATAATTCGAGACCTCGCTCCTACCGTGATTTACCTTTGCGTTTAGCAGAATTCGGAACCGTTTATCGTTACGAACAATCTGGAGAACTACACGGACTTTCTCGTGTAAGAGGATTTACTCAAGATGATGCCCACCTTTTCTGCCGCCCAGATCAAGTACAAGATGAATTTGAAAAAGTAATTGATTTGGTAAGTTATACTTTCAATGCTTTAGGATTTGAAGAATTTATTGCACAAATATCACTAAGAGATCCAGAAAACCCAGAAAAATACATCGGAGAAGATGAAAACTGGGAAAAAGCCGAAAATGCCATCATCCAAGCCGCTAAAAACAAAGAACTCAACACCGTTGTAGAATATGGTGAAGCTGCTTTCTATGGACCAAAATTAGATTTTATGGTCAAAGATGCACTTGGAAGAAAATGGCAACTAGGGACAATTCAGGTAGACTACAACCTACCAGAAAGATTTAATTTAACCTATGTAGGATCTGACAATCAAAAACATAGACCCGTAATGATTCATAGAGCTCCATTCGGATCTTTGGAAAGATTTATCGGTATTTTGATAGAACATACTGGAGGAGATTTCCCACTTTGGCTCAATCCAGATCAAGTTATCATATTACCAATCAGTGAAAAATACCACGATTATGCGAATAAAGTATTACATTTGCTGAAAAATTCCGATATTCGTGCCGAAATAGATGAGAGAGCCGAAAAAATTGGTAAGAAAATATTTGATGCCGAAAAGCGAAAAGTACCTTTCTTATTAATTATCGGAGAAAAAGAAAGCGAATCGGATACGGTAGCCGTTAGAAAACCCGGGAAAATAGACCTTGGAGTGCTATCTATAGAGGAGTTTAAAAACTTAGTACAAAAAGAAATCCAAAAGGATTTTGAATAAAATAGAATTGTTTAACTAAAGAATAGGAGGATTTTACCATAGCTATTAGAAGAGGTCGAAGAAGAAGACCAGTAAGAGTAGAGAAGAAAGATTTACACAGGATAAACAGAAATATCCGTGTACCACAAGTTCGATTGGCAGGAGACAATGTTGAGAACGGAATCATTGATACCCGAAAAGCACTGGAAATTGCCGAAAAAATGGAGTTGGATCTTGTTGAGATTGCCCCAAAAGCCAATCCACCTGTTTGTAAAGTAATTGATTACAAAAAATTCCTTTATGATCAGAAGAAAAAGCAAAAAGAACTCAAGGCAAAAAGTAGTAAGGTAGTCGTAAAAGAAATCCGTTTTGGACCCAACACGGACGAACACGATTATCAGTTTAAGCTCAAACATGCCAAAAAGTTCTTGGAAGAAGGAGCGAAACTTAAAGCTTACGTTTTCTTCAAAGGTAGAAGTATCCTTTTTAAAGATAAAGGAGAAATTCTACTATTAAAATTCGCCCAAGAATTGGAAGAATTGGCTAAGGTAGAGCAACTCCCAAAAATGGAAGGTAAACGTATGATTATGATGTTTGCCCCTAAAAAACCGAAGAAGTAGTTCGAAGTCGCAAAAAGAATAGATTATGCCAAAAATGAAAACAAAATCCAGTGCAAAGAAGCGTTTTAAGCTTACTGCCTCTGGTAAAATCAAAAGAAAGCACGCTTTCAAAAGTCATATCTTAACAAAGAAAACGACTAAACAAAAACGTAATTTGACCCAAACTGGTTTGGTTCATGAATCAGACGAGAAGAACATCAAATTACAATTGAGACTTAAATAATTACTGAAATACTTTAAGTCTTTAGGTAAATTCATTAACCATGGAATTAGTACCCCAAGTGAGATGCAATAAACTCCACTAATTACAAAAAAAAGAAACATTATGCCAAGATCAGTCAATCATGTTGCCTCTAAGGCACGTAGAAAAAAAATCCTTAAGCTTGCTAAAGGATACTTCGGAAGAAGAAAGAATGTATATACCGTAGCTAAAAACGCGGTTGAAAAAGGACTTGTATATGCCTACATTGGGCGTAAGCAAAAGAAAAGAAATTTTCGTTCGCTTTGGATCCAACGTATTAACGCAGGTGCACGTCTTCACGGTATGACCTATTCTACATTTATGGGAGCCGTAAAAGCAGAAGGAATTGAATTAAATCGTAAGGTACTTGCTGACCTAGCGATGAATCACCCAGAAGCTTTTAAAGCAATCGTAGATCAAGTAAAAAAATAATTCTCTAAGTAGATTGTTAACTTAGACTTCGAACTTTCTTATATAAGCCCAGCTCTTTTTGAGTTGGGTTTTTTTATGGAGCTATTTCCCGCTTTCGGCTTTATCTTTTGTTTTTCTTCAAAAAACAAAAGGATACCGCCTCTATCGGGGCTAGGGAGATCGTGCAGGGGAAGATAAGTCCAACGAAATCTAATAACAATAACCGTATATTATTCGAATATTACACGTATAATTATTCGCTTATCCTTCCTTCATAAAATTGTTTTTTGTATCTTAGTCTTATGATATTCAAAAATATAAATAGTACCTCTAGATTCACTTCCAAAACCTGTTTTTACTGGGCTTTTTGTGTTTTTGATAATGACAGAAAAAGTATAAACGTATAGAGCGTATAAACACACCTATGTTATGCAAGGGTGTGTTTATACGGTTGTTGGTTGCAATATTGAAAAAAACTTTATGATAGAAAAAAACATAAACGAAAACTTAGTAAAGAAAGATTCTTCAGCAAGGGCTCTTTTGACTTACTTGTATCAAATAGATGAAGAACTACTATTCGAAAACTCAGCTATCTATCATAATTTTCCTATTTATCCGAATTTAGACTCTGATGATACAATTTCTGCAAACGTAATATTCGTTTCAAAAAATTACGGATTATTTATATTCCAAACTATTGAATGTTCTAATCAAGAATTAGATTCGATTGAATATGAAGAAAATTCATTAGATGACATTGACAGATTAATCTTTGCTAAACTTCTTAAAGAATCACCAATTCTTATTGAAGATAGAAGAAGAAAGACTCTCAAAATTGATATAACATCAATTTTATTTTTAAACAATATTCCAAATGATTATCAAATTGAATCTGAATTTGAAATCTGTACTACATTTAATGATATTAGAAAATTAATAATAGATTCAGGCGAAAACAATGAACTAACTGAATCAGAATATAGAGATTTAAAAGCAACAATAGAAGGTTCAAAAGGAATACCGAAACCTAAGAATAGAAAATTAAAAGATAAGTTCGACTTTAAAAACTCTAAAGGAGCAATATTATCTGCAATTGAAAATGAAATTTACAATTTTGATTTAGAGCAAAAAAGAGCAGCTTTATTCATATTAGATGGTCCTCAAAGAATTAGAGGTCTAGCCGGTTCTGGAAAAACAGTTATTCTTTCAATGAAAGCTGCTTTAATTCATTTACAAAACCCTGAAGCTAATGTTCTCTATACATATTACACTAAAAGTTTAAATGACGTAGTCAAAAATTTAATAACAAGATTTTATAGACAGTTTGCAGATAGAGACCCAAATTGGAATAAGATTAATATTATGCACGCTTGGGGAGGAAAGTATTTAGAAGGTGTTTATTATAATGCTAGTAAAAATAATGGAATATCACCTATAAACCTTTCCAAAGCTAGAGCAAATAACAAAGAACAACCATTTAAATATGTTTGTGAAGAACTGAATAAAAACAGCTTAAAGAAGCAATTTGATTACTGTTTAATCGATGAAGCACAAGATTTTCCAAATAGTTTTTATAGAATTTGTAGACAAATAACTTACAAAGACAGAGTTGTATGGGCTTATGACGATTTTCAGAATATTTTAGATATTGAAATTCAAGATGAGAAAGAAACTTTTGGAAAAGACGAAGAAGGAAAATATTTTATAGACTTTTCAAGAAGTGAGGACAAATTACAAGACTTGATATTACATATTTGTTATCGTAATCCAAGAAAAATTTTGATAACTGCGTTTGCTCTAGGTCTTGGTATTTATAATAAAAATAAAAAGGACAATCCTAAAATTATTCAACGATTAGAGAGCAATGACCATTGGGAAAGCTTAGGATTTAAAGTTAATAGAGGAGATTCAGCAGATAAATCTCAAATGGAAATTGAGAGACCAATTCATAATAGTGCTTCTATTAAAAATGAGATGTTGAGTGATGATGAGATTATTGAAATTTTAAAATTTGATGAATTCAGAAAAGAGTTGGATTACATTGTTGAGTCAATCTTAAAAGACTTAACTCAAGAATTGAAGCCTGAAGATATTAGCGTTGTGTGTATGGATAACATAAACGTCAAAAAATATTTCGATTACATTGAAAAAAAACTAGAGCTAAATGGTGTTAGTAGTTTCAACCTATTAAAGGTTTCAAGCAGTAATAAGTTTTTTAAAGTACAAGACCACGTTACTTTAAGTACTATTTATAATGCTAAAGGAAATGAAACTGGAAAAGTATATATCGTTGGAATTGATTCAGTTTTTCAAGAAAAAGATGATATAACTGAAAGAAATAAAATTTTCACAGCCCTTACTAGAAGTTTAGGTTGGGTTACTTTGACTGGAGTAGGAGATTCTATTGATTATTGCATCAATGAAATTACTACACTAAGAAATAATGATTATAAATTAATATTTAAACAACCTAGTGAAAGGGATGTAAGAACAGTTAGGCAAGGAATTAATAAAAAGCAAAAACTATTAAATAAGTTAGAACGATTAGCAGATGATTTAGTTAAAGAAACTGATTTATCAAAAGATGAGATTGTTGAGCAGTTGAAAATTAAATTCTTAGATAAAAAATGACAGAAGCCAATTTTAATATTTCATTTTCAAAAATAGAAAAAACCCTTAAATCCTTTAATCTTTTCAAGATGAGAGGAATTAAAAATTTGAAAAATGACGGAGTAACAGACGAATTTAAAAAAGCTTCATTAGGCAATAAATATTATGAAGCATATAAGACTGGATTAGAAAATTACGACTTTGACTTCTTACTTGATGATGAGTCATATTTTCAATTTCAATTTTCTATTAAAGAAGGTATTTTAGAAATTAGATATTCATTTTTTCAAAACCCTTTTGAATACCTAACATATGAAGAATATTTAGCTAATGAAATTGGCCTAGATGAAATTGAAGAATCTATTGAAAGTATAGGTAGTTTATTTGAGATAGAATATAATCAATTTTTAAATGAACAAGACCTATCATCAAATTATTCTACAATTAGATATGATTCGGATTTTAAAAATTACAAACCTATATTACATTCTGTATCACATATACACATTGGTCATTTGAGCAATATTAGAATTCCCATTGACAAAATACTTTCTCCATTAAGATTTGTTCTATTTACAATCAAGCACATTTACTACCACAATTGGAAAGATAAACTAGAAAATAACAAAGAGGAATTGATGTCAATGCTGACTGATTGTGTTAGTGGAGAACAAAATTTAGAAAATCAATTTTGGGATAACGATGAGAAGATTGAATTGCATTTACGTTAAAATACTGCAACCAATTACTAAGTCTTCGGATTGCTCGCAGAGCAAAATCTGAAGATCCCGAAACATCGGGATTAACTAAAAACCAAGCTGTTGTACCTATTACTTACTAAATATTCAATTAGTTCACTTTGTTCATAATTGACTTTTAGTAATGTATCGGCATTATTCCTTGAATTAATTTATTTTTAACATCAAAATAGTATAAAATGCAAAGCCATGTGAGCCAAGCATCTACCATAATTGCTAACCGTACTCTGACTCTTTCCTGCTAATTCGTAATGCCGTCTTAGCTTTACAAAATTCCTAGAAAAGGAGGCTACTATCCTACTGGCTTTGTCTACTAAAAGTTCTCTTTTTTTTCATAATCGGTAATTTTAACTTTCTTAAAATTAGAGAATTTTGTAGTTTTATATACTTTTAAGAAAAAGCTACCCGTGAAACGGGTTTAGTTCAACACAATGCAAACGGAATTAAAACGTCCGCTTGCATTAAACGTTGTAGTCAATTAAGGAAAATGAGTAATAAAGGAAAAAGTCATAACAAGAAATGGTTAATCTCACGCTTAAAAACTTCTGGAAGTAAAAGAAGATATGTGATTGATGGTGACTATTCTGATACTCGAAATTCAAAAAAAAATAAAGATTGGGAAAACCTTCCTTCTTATGAGGGAATGGGGAAAAGTTTTAAATTCTTTAATAGCAAAATAAACTACGGTCTTTTAGTCAGATTTCTTCGTGGTAAAGTTGGAAATGATTGGAATGAGGTTAGTAAAGAAATTCAAGATAGAATACCGACAGACCTTTTAGAATATAAAGATTGCGTAAAGTGGTTCGTATCAGACTTAATAGAAAAACGTGAAGATGGACTTTGGGACAAAAGAGAACAAAAATATATAAGACTTGAACTAAACGAACCTTTTGATTGGAAACTTTATACCTCAAAGGAATTTTATGTCGACCCAGAAACTAATAGACTAACAAGAATTAAAGACTTTCCCTCGAACCGAAAAACTAAAGGGATGAACAATGAACAATTGAGGGCATTTCGTGAAAAAGAAAAAAACATGAAGTTAAAAAAAAAGGAAACTATTAAAACAGAAAAAAAGCAAATTGAAAACAAAACGAAAGAGCTATTAAAGAAAAATAAAGATCAAGAAAACTGACTACAATAACTAAGTCTTCGGATTACTCACAGAGCAAAATCTGAAGCCCCCGAAAACATCGGGATTGACTAAAACGCACAGCGTATTCTCAATAACAATGTTTTTTGTACCTTGCTTTTTAATATTCAAAAACATGAATAAACCACTAAATTCACCTTCATATTTGTGTATTTACTGGTGTTTTTGTGTTTTGATTCTAACTTATAAAGTATAAGGAATGACACAAATAAAAGATAGTACAATTTTAATAACAGGTGCAGATGGAGGAATAGGAATAGCAC contains:
- a CDS encoding outer membrane protein transport protein, with the protein product MRKILFVTISVICGGFTLQAQNSYEALNYGLKESQGSARMISMGGAFTALGGDLASVMQNPAGLGIKRLDEFSVSLGFEARNRNTLFTRTNESVNQLTGNLNIPSLNYVITSDYGKRKTLRRFNVGLGYNRTQNLNHSFKASGKGIFPSFISSLARAATDNKFAPNFLQNYSTDKIAYESYMINYDTANSQYTPSSQVFGQRTEFEESVSGSMSEFYLNMSISLKDKLFLGANLSFPTITSVRKKYIYEGEYTQADSIDVKGTTVLYRNLVMENHLDIQGSAVKGSFGLLYRPSKYIRFGLAYHTPTSYTMRESEIRSGKSFFSNNDNAEYGFTANWEPYALTLPQEFNAGFAIVFGRKGLWSVDAHYIDLSKIQYSLPQNPNAFANLNKEIKEEFKEVFTIRTGFEYNVKRHTRLRAGFEFKTSGLRYDKLPASIMPSIGYGYAKEGFYVDLAYSLQMTGFVRNLYQNYHSSTAPIDAEVDTQNHRIVATVGWKLY
- the proS gene encoding proline--tRNA ligase, translated to MAKKLTKRSEDYSKWYNELVVNAGLAENSGVRGCMVIKPYGYAIWEKMQAELDKKFKETGHENAYFPLFVPKSLFEAEEKNAEGFAKECAVVTHYRLKNDEENEGKLMVDPEAKLEEELVVRPTSEAIIWNTYKGWIESHRDLPILVNQWANVVRWEMRTRLFLRTAEFLWQEGHTAHATKKEAIAEAAQMQEVYANFAEDFMAIPVVKGRKSESERFAGADDTLTIEALMQDGKALQAGTSHFLGQNFAKAFDVKYTSKEGKQEYVWATSWGVSTRLMGALIMTHSDDQGLVLPPNLAPTQVVIVPIYKGEEQLEQIKEIADKYVSELRSKGLSVKFDDRDTHKPGWKFAEWELKGVPVRVTMGMRDLEKGLVEIARRDTQEKESLTIEEAFAKIPNLLDDIQSSIYQKARTYRDEHITEVDSYEAFKEVLETKGGFISAHWDGTTETEEKIQEETKATIRCIPLDAKEEEGVCIYSGKPSNKRVLFAKAY
- the thrS gene encoding threonine--tRNA ligase, with product MIKVTLPDNSVKEFEAGINSIDVAQSISAGLARNVIAAEINGEIWDATRPISEDVNIKLLTFNDEGGKYAFWHSSAHLMAEAIEELFPGVKFAIGPPIENGFYYDIDLGEKNIHEADLKKLEDKMMELARQKNDYIRKEISKDEAIAYFTEKNDPYKLELLEGLEDGSITFYTQGGFTDLCRGPHIPNTGIIKAVKLTNISGAFWRGDQTKQQLTRVYGVSFPKAKLLKEHLALLEEAKKRDHRKIGKEMDLFHFSQRVGLGLPLWLPKGAMLRERLERFMRNAQMERGYDPVVTPHIGNVELYKTSGHFEKYGEDAFQTIKTPSDNEEFMLKPMNCPHHCEIYNSRPRSYRDLPLRLAEFGTVYRYEQSGELHGLSRVRGFTQDDAHLFCRPDQVQDEFEKVIDLVSYTFNALGFEEFIAQISLRDPENPEKYIGEDENWEKAENAIIQAAKNKELNTVVEYGEAAFYGPKLDFMVKDALGRKWQLGTIQVDYNLPERFNLTYVGSDNQKHRPVMIHRAPFGSLERFIGILIEHTGGDFPLWLNPDQVIILPISEKYHDYANKVLHLLKNSDIRAEIDERAEKIGKKIFDAEKRKVPFLLIIGEKESESDTVAVRKPGKIDLGVLSIEEFKNLVQKEIQKDFE
- the infC gene encoding translation initiation factor IF-3 translates to MRRGRRRRPVRVEKKDLHRINRNIRVPQVRLAGDNVENGIIDTRKALEIAEKMELDLVEIAPKANPPVCKVIDYKKFLYDQKKKQKELKAKSSKVVVKEIRFGPNTDEHDYQFKLKHAKKFLEEGAKLKAYVFFKGRSILFKDKGEILLLKFAQELEELAKVEQLPKMEGKRMIMMFAPKKPKK
- the rpmI gene encoding 50S ribosomal protein L35, producing the protein MPKMKTKSSAKKRFKLTASGKIKRKHAFKSHILTKKTTKQKRNLTQTGLVHESDEKNIKLQLRLK
- the rplT gene encoding 50S ribosomal protein L20, which codes for MPRSVNHVASKARRKKILKLAKGYFGRRKNVYTVAKNAVEKGLVYAYIGRKQKKRNFRSLWIQRINAGARLHGMTYSTFMGAVKAEGIELNRKVLADLAMNHPEAFKAIVDQVKK
- a CDS encoding ATP-binding domain-containing protein → MIEKNINENLVKKDSSARALLTYLYQIDEELLFENSAIYHNFPIYPNLDSDDTISANVIFVSKNYGLFIFQTIECSNQELDSIEYEENSLDDIDRLIFAKLLKESPILIEDRRRKTLKIDITSILFLNNIPNDYQIESEFEICTTFNDIRKLIIDSGENNELTESEYRDLKATIEGSKGIPKPKNRKLKDKFDFKNSKGAILSAIENEIYNFDLEQKRAALFILDGPQRIRGLAGSGKTVILSMKAALIHLQNPEANVLYTYYTKSLNDVVKNLITRFYRQFADRDPNWNKINIMHAWGGKYLEGVYYNASKNNGISPINLSKARANNKEQPFKYVCEELNKNSLKKQFDYCLIDEAQDFPNSFYRICRQITYKDRVVWAYDDFQNILDIEIQDEKETFGKDEEGKYFIDFSRSEDKLQDLILHICYRNPRKILITAFALGLGIYNKNKKDNPKIIQRLESNDHWESLGFKVNRGDSADKSQMEIERPIHNSASIKNEMLSDDEIIEILKFDEFRKELDYIVESILKDLTQELKPEDISVVCMDNINVKKYFDYIEKKLELNGVSSFNLLKVSSSNKFFKVQDHVTLSTIYNAKGNETGKVYIVGIDSVFQEKDDITERNKIFTALTRSLGWVTLTGVGDSIDYCINEITTLRNNDYKLIFKQPSERDVRTVRQGINKKQKLLNKLERLADDLVKETDLSKDEIVEQLKIKFLDKK
- a CDS encoding DUF2290 domain-containing protein codes for the protein MTEANFNISFSKIEKTLKSFNLFKMRGIKNLKNDGVTDEFKKASLGNKYYEAYKTGLENYDFDFLLDDESYFQFQFSIKEGILEIRYSFFQNPFEYLTYEEYLANEIGLDEIEESIESIGSLFEIEYNQFLNEQDLSSNYSTIRYDSDFKNYKPILHSVSHIHIGHLSNIRIPIDKILSPLRFVLFTIKHIYYHNWKDKLENNKEELMSMLTDCVSGEQNLENQFWDNDEKIELHLR